A window from Solanum stenotomum isolate F172 chromosome 7, ASM1918654v1, whole genome shotgun sequence encodes these proteins:
- the LOC125869758 gene encoding uncharacterized protein LOC125869758, with product MSGYAKYMKELVTNKRMIDYITIELPQTCCVLIQKNDVLKRDDLGAFTIPCTISKCSFAKSLSDHRSSIHLMPLMIFDNLGLDKPKQMNMGLVMVDHSIKKPVDVVYDMLVKVDKFVFHIDFVVIDNEIDVKMLVILGRPFFATGKVFVNGECGELMFRVNDEVVKFNIHKSMKYPSDINVVSHLDQIDKAVESIESASFCREPFAQVILNYDQDEIGNYDEVLGCPCRRWLT from the coding sequence ATGTCGGGTTACGCTAAATACATGAAGGAGTTGGTGACAAATAAAAGGATGATAGATTATATAACAATTGAACTACCACAAACATGTTGTGTATTAATACAAAAGAATGATGTCCTCAAGAGAGATGACCTGGGAGCTTTCACGATCCCGTGCACTATTAGTAAGTGTAGTTTTGCAAAATCATTATCTGATCATCGTTCAAGCATACATTTAATGCCATTGATGATATTTGATAATCTTGGGCTTGATAAACCAAAACAAATGAATATGGGACTTGTAATGGTTGATCATTCAATAAAGAAACCAGTGGATGTGGTCTACGATATGCTAGTGAAAGTTGACAAATTTGTGTTCCACATTGATTTTGTGGTGATTGATAATGAAATTGATGTCAAAATGTTAGTAATTCTTGGTAGACCGTTCTTCGCCACAGGGAAAGTTTTTGTTAATGGGGAATGCGGTGAATTGATGTTCCGAGTCAATGATGAAGTAGTTAAATTTAATATTCACAAATCAATGAAATACCCAAGTGATATAAATGTTGTATCTCACTTGGATCAAATTGACAAAGCCGTAGAAAGTATTGAAAGTGCATCATTTTGTAGGGAACCTTTTGCTCAAGTGATACTTAACTATGATCAAGATGAAATTGGCAACTATGATGAAGTTTTGGGCTGCCCTTGTAGGCGTTGGCTTACATAA